Within the Apostichopus japonicus isolate 1M-3 chromosome 6, ASM3797524v1, whole genome shotgun sequence genome, the region ATTCCCAACTTTTGCTGATAGGTCGGTACTGTATACTGACAGTCGGTCCAACACTAACCTTGTAGTGATCTTGGCTTATGAAGCATAAAGAAAGGCATGGAAATCAACAATGGCCTTTCGATCTATGACATGAGAAACATCTTAGTTCAATAATTATGTAAAaaactgttcaatttattaaattttgttCATTGGCCTAATTTCTAACAGCTGAGTGATTGAATAATActtgtaaataattaaattatgtGAGAAGTGAAGAAGTCATGATTTCTTTGAAAGAAACTCATAAACATCCAAACAGTGTACATTCTTCTATTCAGTGGGATAGATATCCAATGCTTTCATGTTGTATTGTTGCTCCATAGAGAAACCATCTGTCGTGTCACTGGAGGCATGAAGGTCAAAGCCGACCGAGATGAAGCCTCACCGTACGCCGCTATGTTGGCCGCACAGGATGTTGCTGTAAAGTGCAAGGAGATTGGCATCACAGCCCTGCACATCAAACTCAGGGCCACCGGTGGTAACAAGTAAGTCACTCTGCAGTGGAAATTTTCTGTGTAATACAAGTTTCATATAAGACGGCCTTTGAAGTGCAAAGGGCGCATGAGAGCATGAAAGAGGTATACTAagacaaacaaaatgtttattgACATTTGTCCTGATTCTTATGGTAGTTACGGCAGAGAAGGTAACATGTCGACATGGTCGGCTCAAATGTTTTATGGATTAAATAGTTCTCTCTGATAATAGGAATAGGTGTATCCCTTTCCTGTAGTTTGGGCCCACATTTtgttagctcataccagcatgctggtgtgagctattgttacagtgcggggTCTATcactatcattctatcactctatccgtcaacaattggtaaaaccgcttccactcgcacagtgtttgatggaatttcatgaaacttggacacaaggaccattgcgtatagggccatcagagatggtccgaaatttggggtcaaaggtcacccgtgggccgtaatgggccattctgtggaaatacgcaaaatgcttcttctcctacagattccatggtacaatgttgagggtttgtcacgatagtactatggaagttttaccttcagggtgttcatgaatttgagatcaaagatcaactaggggtctttgtggcccgggccgcggccctatattttcaaattgctcctgttcgtacagtgtatggccagttataatgaaacttggtcacaacgttcctcgggatgagagttacgaggggtgttgggaaaattgaggtcaaaggtcatttagggggtcatcgggggtcattctttgtaatattttcaaatatctcaatctcctcaagattttgatggatcatattcaaagttgaactaatgattgttggattgtgtatgaataacgtgatgcctaataatttttggtcaaaagttaattaattacaattaatccccattgtttaaacaaatctgagccttcaccttttgccaaagctcctttaatttgtctcccagtttctgcagtgtttgtttacatttgtggttaagctctgcagaggctgttagtggaattaaagcaggactgggagttgttattaactgttgaactgtaagcatgagagccctatagccaatcagcacttgccgattcttagaagtctttgagcctgaggtgcagtatgtaggcagccagccaaaattttggtaaggagtgcttcaggtctgctcaggtagaggggagaaagtttaatagggtaggtcagtggtattgttcgagagagtgggtaaaataggatttaaagggggaaaataggaattatagcctgtggtgtggccaggattctgctaacggagggggggggggggtgagggttatctctcatgggcccaaaattggtggaatctgaaaaaatggcctacatttttaagctcgaaaaggtatgagcttctgcaccattggtgctctagtttccATTGCAATCATTTTGCAACCGAATAGCTTGTATATGTAGGCCATTTTGGGGCacatttctttgaatttgtgGGCCCATTATTTTTGGAGGCATATATATTTTGGAGCCACTCAGACTAGGCCAAATATTTTGGGGCCCATATACATGCAAAATTTTATCAGGCCCAATTTCTTGGGAGGAACCAAAATTTTAAAACTGCAAGAACTTCACTACCTTAAATCAATctaaacttggaatacagttgatGGAAAGCTGGCACATGTTGGcttaatattatgatattgggtgatgacgTACAGCACttaaatattccactaagcaaggaaccatagtacCTGGTGggctcttgtttgtttgtttgtttgttgttgttgtcatctttGATGATTTCAAAAGCTATTTGACTTTGGTCCAAGTTACCAGTTTGGGATCAGAAGCTCACAAACCATTTTGAAATGTGACATTGTAATATGTCTTAGTGTTGATTTGTGGTGTTTTCCAGGTGACTTATCCACACAATAAAAAAATTCTTCCTCTGAGCTTTCATCAACTTCTTTGTTCTCTTTCATATAGGACCAAAACACCAGGTCCCGGTGCCCAGTCTGCCCTACGTGCCCTTGCTAGGTCAGGAATGAAGATTGGACGCATCGGTAAGTAAAGTTCCGACTTGAACGGAGGGAGGGTTCTACGGTGTCCCATGATTAATCGTATGTAGCTgaacaaatttttcttttgtggaCTGTCTTACATCACAGGGCAAAAGTCATGAGTGCCCTCTATATGTTAAGGAAAATGCCCCTGTGAGTCTCATAAAATGGCCCAGCTAATGGCACAAGATGGGGCTGCAGAGCCATTTTGTTTGTGCTTGAGGTACCTTCTCGTATTCCTGTAGAGTTTCAGTTTGTAGatttatttgttcatttgttaaCAAAGTATTAGCATTACAGTAACCCTAGGGTGCCTTTAAATTATCAGAAAAGCAAAGGGGCCCACTAAAATTTGGCTCCAGTGCCCCGGGGTTCATGATAACCCTGCTCAACTGTTTGTACAGTATTTATTCATTGTAAGCTGCTGCATCCATTAAACTTTAGGTTTGTGCCTACTGTACATGCCCTGTAAATGTATTGTGTGTTTGGCAGCAAACCCTGCATTGCTAGCCGACTGATGGCATATATTTTGTGCTCCTTATCAAAGTTATATCAAGCTTTGACAAAGTAAAGTTCTGTTTTCAGTGCATAATTAGTAAAAGAGGAAGGGAATATTTACTCGAATATATCCCAGAATAAATTATGTGGTACCCCATAActaattgctatgcaaaatggttaGATGGCTACGACAGGTACAAAGCTGTACAGCCGGTTTTATAATCTGCCGTGAACCATTTCAATATTCTGTGaaccatttcaatatttttaagggAAGTAACATTCATAAACCTACAAACTGCTACCCAAATAATGAACCATAAAATTATTCCCCACATCCTATGAATGCAATTTAAATTATTGGAATATGAAATGGTTTTGAAGTCTGTCATTTCTTGCAGAGGAAACTGTCATGCCCTATTAGAAAGGATAAAGATGGCAAACATGAAGATAATACAAAAGTAACAGCTGTGGAGCTTATAAAAAGGGATTCATCCCTCGCTACATGCAAGAAAGAGCCACATCTAGCTATTGTACCACATCACATACAGCTATATTTCAGAAATAATGAAAACGTCCTGAGTATTTCGGAAGtttattctacaaaacttcttTCACTGACACAAACTTCTTCACCCATTGATTCTGGTTGAAATTTATTGCTCTGTCTgcatgtgataaaatgaaatgtttcaatGCCTCTGTCTGAAGAGTTTTAGGAGTCACCAAAGTTAATctagaaaatttaaaatatatactaaGGGAGGGCCTAGTAGTTTATCTTATTTACTGCATGTATTAAACTGGTGGAGAGATACAGCTAATGTGTTCTACAGgtcatttcttcttctcttcattTCACGACAATTTGAAGACcatttttgtaattatttgATCAGTGTTTCTGATTCAAATCACATGATTGTTAGAATTTTGGTTGTGTTAAAGTCTGAATAGCTTTGTCAGTTTAGTGCAAGGCTTATTATTCTTTAGGGCACCATTTCATAATCCCATTGTAGCCAATAATTTATTTGCTCTGTTACTATTTATGAGGTGTTAGTTGTCTCATCTCAGAGAAGGCTATGATTGGTATTCAACACAGGAAAGTTGTTCTAACAATTGAAAAGACTGGGACAAAATCCTGAAACAGAATCAGAGAATATTTAAGTGTTCAGATTTGGCCTAGCCGGTCTGAGGGCTCTAGATTTTGtcttttgtaaaataatttggTACCTGTGTAAAATTCTGTGATACATCTTTGATTTTGTGTatcaatttgaccattttacgATGGGATACTGGATAAACTATTCTCTGAAGGTGCAAGTGAAAGCTCTGGACTCATGAAAACCATTTGCAATTTAACCATCAGCCAATTGCATAGTAGTAAAACACAACACATCTTCACTTGCCAATATACCCTCTCCATTTTCACTCAAATACTACTGCTatacaaaacatgttttaaGTGTTTGTCAAAGGGTTGAATTATTTCGACTTTTTGCCTCATGTCTTTGATAATAACAAAGACAATGCTCACTCCACTCTTGTGAAATTCTTGCAGGCCTTGCTATTAGACTAGTTCACCTCTTGTGATATTCTTGCAGGCCTTGTTATTAGACTTGTTCTTTGAAAGTAATCTACTTGACAAGTTCGCCAGACTATCCTTCAAGAAAGGGCACAGTTCTTTGCATTTCAGGGAAACCGTACCCGGCAAGTAAAATCAACTGATTTTTTATTGAAAGTGTATTTATTTCCCTTTATCTCATCTCACAGAGGATGTGACACCCATCCCGTCCGACAGCACCCGCAGAAAGTGCGGTCGCAGGGGAAGACGTTTGTGAGTGGATCATTGGTGGCTATATTTGGCAATCTTTTGGAGATGTACAATACAAATGAAAGGCAAGATCAATAAAAACGAAAATTCTTAGAGAGAAACCCATTTTGTCTGTGTCATCATTTCTACCATGTTTCTTAATTGCTTCTAACATGTGTTGATGTGTCTTAATTCATTGTTAGCTTGGTTTGTAGCCACGCCAAGTCTTCTTTAGGTCAAATGTTGGTGAAATTGTCACCATTCAAACCTGCAGGGTTAATAGACAAATGAGACAAAGAGACAAAGACCATTGGAAGGAGGGGAATAGGGACAGATGGTGGGTCAcatatatccccccccccctctcccagtTACATTGCATGAAATGTTAGACTCATTGGCAAATTCTCGCTATGGCAGACGTTGGTGATACAAGACGAGGGAATTCTGATACCTCAAAGCTGATTTTGAAACTTTCCTAATTTTAATATAACAATGACTAGATTTGGTGTAGGGAGGgtacaaatatttcaattcaTCACTCAGCAAAAAGAGTTGAATGAATACAACTTTGTGAGAAGTATAGAAATTTATTCTCAgcaatttgtaataaaaaattatttgaaGTATGTCCAAAATGTCATTTTAGATCTGTTGGAACACTAAGGCATATAAGTTAACACATTCTACACTTTGAAACAAATCCAGAATATTTTCTACAGGAGTATGTATGTTTAgatagtttgatatatatagtttgatatCTCCACACCTGTTAGTAGGGGTATAATGAAAATAAAGCTTGGGTCAGTCTTTATTGCTTTCAATAGTTATAGGTCAACATGATTTTAGCCTCAAATGTGCTAgcaagtcaaataatggtcccTTGATATGTATGTTTTTAAGTTTGATATCTCCACACCTGTTAGTAGGGGTATAATGAAAATAAAGCTTGGGTCAGTCTTTATTGCTTTCAATAGTTATAGGTCAACATGATTTTAGCCTCAAATGTGCTAgcaagtcaaataatggtcccTTGATATGTATGTTTATAAGTTTGATATCTCCACACCTGTTAGTAGGGGTATAATGAAGATAAAGCTTAGGTCAGTCTTTATTGCTTTCAATAGTTATAGGTCAACATGATTTTAGCCTCAAATGTGCTAgcaagtcaaataatggtcccTTGATATGTATGTTTTTAAGTTTGATATCTCCACACCTGTTAGTAGGGGTATAATGAAAATAAAGCTTAGGTCAGTCTTAATTGCTTTCAAAAGTTATAGGTCAACATGATTTTAGCCTCAAATGTGCTAgcaagtcaaataatggtcccTTGATATGTATGTTTTTAAGTTTGATATCTCCACACCTGTTAGTAGgggaataatgaaaataaagctTAGGTCAGTCTTAATTGCTTTCAAAAGTTATAGGTCAACATGATTTTAGCCTCAAATGTGCTAgcaagtcaaataatggtcccTTGATCCTGCTCTATCTtttaaaacacattttattgatatCCTCCTTGTTATCATATCACTTGCTGAGACCCTGTATTATCTAACTGGACACTCAAATTTTTGAGAATAGACttgaaagtacttttgaaaccTTTTCATCAATTTTAACAAGCTAAAATTTGGGGCCAGTATCACTGACCTTTTGAAGTATTAAGAGGTGAGGCCAGCAGGGTCCTCTGATAATTGGATAATTGTTTTCATCTGAAGTGCATTTGCAAGTCAGAAAGGGTGAGTGAAAAGGGGATTGAATCAAAGCTTTGGAAATCTAGCTTTATACAAAATTCTACTACTTCACTAAGTTGaccaagtatgaagttgaaCCCTCATGTACCTGTAGTGTTGACTACTGTTGTGTtgactactgtagtgttgaCTAGCTCTTCAAAACTTTACCTCTGctgacctgaaatgacctttgaccctctaCGACAAAGCTCATTTAAGGTTGTTTCTGAAGTTACTGTGTTTTATGAGGCTTTCGGATTttaacctctggtgacctcaaacaTCCTTTGATCTACACCGAATTCGATAACGTTCTTTGACTCATCTTTATTCACATTCCAAGTATATACCACAATCTCCTTGTTGGTGGTTAACGTCACTGTGAAAGTTAATTGGGCTACAACATCACGTACGTACTAGTTCATTTAAGTATGATTGAGAAAAGGTTCTTTTTCTCATATTTACACGATCGCCGTCATCATATCCTGAGCCCATTTATTGAACCCGGGCTGCAGTCCCAACCTGACCTCCTCAAGCCAATCATGATCAGAAAGATAGAATTCGAGGTAAATTGGAAATTCAAGAAAAAAGCTTGCATGTAATCTGAATAGTTGAAAGTTACAGTAGAACTTGAAATGAATGAGCAGTGCACAATCCATTGCAAAGATCAGTGTTGTAAGTGGCCAAGTTTGGAGAGGAAAGATAGAGGCATGGTCGGATTACTTAGAGGGGgatggacggggggggggggcgtgaaGGGTAGACAAGATTTAAATTGGGGACCTGCAGCCTCATAGTGAGGCAACCATGCTTACTTTTAACTTGTGTATAGattgcaataaaatttaaagaGACAGTCGAAacaaattgtttatttattcaCACTCAGTTGAAATTATGCTAATCCAGAacttccccctcctcctcaccccccccccttttattcAGCTTCTTTGTCTGGTCCACTACAACCTAGCCCAACGGTAAACAGTCCCTGGACACAAAGATTCTCATCCAAAATGAAATAACAATCAGAGCATCAGCGGGCCGAAGTAGACAATTGtcctaatttatagtcttatTTACATGGCATTTTGATGTGAgaagagggggaggagagggggagggtagGTAGGCGGAACTTGTGCCAATCTCCTCACATGGTTGGAAAATATCCATCACCTGTGAGACTGAATAAAACactttcttcttcaaaattacAAGGACACAAAATTGAGACACCTCGTTCATATGTTGGGCCCAATATATTCAAGCACGGCAGAGGAAGAAACTGTcaaaagtaatatatatgtacatatgaaaGAATAAACTAACAAttcttctttatatatataaatataaaacaacaaaGAGGCAAACAATGGAAATACATGGCACTGAGAgataaatacaaaaagaaatgcACGAAAGATATTAACAAAGCagtagaaaaaacaaaaaatatacataataaaGACAATctgaatgaaataaataatgaaagaaagaacaataatttattgtaaaatataaaatgcaaaatagcaatagagaaaaaaacaaaaaattcataTCCTAGCTGCAACAAGCtttatgaatatgaaatatctAACGATAATTCATGGATGATATCTAACAAAATAGTATTTCTGCATTTTAACTCTAAAAGACAAAGatgtaaaattaaatttcagGAATGAATATCAATCCACTGATGTGTGATTATCTTAGCTGCACATTCTTGAATacttttataataaataaaaaagtatatCATGTTTGTGCTTTGTCCGAATGTTCATGAAAGTGATAATTTTGAGGTCAATAAAACTAACGAattccctgtttttttttcgatttcCGTTTTGTAATATACGCTCTGCGATTAGAAATATGTCCAACTTTTTGTAGGATAATTGGGCATTCTTTCTCAGTATAAATAAAGTGATTACGAAGttgggtcaatttttgtgtaaaaaattgttttttaaaataAGCTTTGCTTTAAGCTCAGTATGCAACCAAAGAGTTTTTCGTTCAATTTCCACTACTGTGATCAATTTCTTGGtcagattattaatatattaatagttAATTCAAGTTGAAAGCAGTGACCTGGGTTTGGTCTGTCTCCGATTTAACCAAAACTAGCTAGAATTACTCGTTACAATATATCAATAAGTCAAACTAATGCACCCTCAAAGCACTTTGTATTAATTGTTAAATTTCTCCATTCTTTCCCCATGAACAAAACATGGCCCTTAATACACTCTAGACTTGCCGCCGTGGCACCGACACGCCCCTCCCCGAACCATAGGGGTAATGACAATAATGATAAAGTCATATTTATATAGTCTGGGTAAAATTAATCGTAAGTCGGGAGAAATCTGAGTGACTGCCTTTATCAATTGACGTTCGTAAGTTAACATTGTGCAGGGAGTTGCTAACTTTTTGGCCATGTAACTTGATTATTTACCAATTCACTTGATAGGTGATAGGTCAGTACCACTGCTTCTAAAATTCGTCATGGTGAGCTAGGGGTATCCTGGACAAGGCAAGGAAGATCACACTGGAAAAAGGTCACCAGTAGTTCTACCAGAATTACCTTTGTTGAGTAGCCTAAGCTAAGAGTAATCAACATTATATGGCAACTTAACCGAGGTTAATATTTATGCTGTACTATTGTGTTAATACAATAAGTTAACCACATAGAACCCCAACAGGATGTGGAAAATGATCTAATTAACATAAATTGTCATCCTGGTTTAAATGGACATAGATTTAACAGCAATTGAGAGCATCGACCCTTTTCCACAAGTTCCACAAATTTGCTCACCTTTCTGCCTCATACGAAATCAATTTGGTTAAAGTTGTGGCTTGGATACATTTGTCTTATTGAATCACTGAGAGGTTTGTGAGGTCATGACACATAGGTCGTGACTCCACAATAACAAAATGCAAGTCATTTGAGCTTAACGTGTACGTTATTTCTTCTGGAATATAATTCCCATATAGCGtaccctcctccccaccccaccccacccaccccaaatGCTTGTTTTCACTACATTGTTAGCCATACCAAATTCATCCCCTTAACTAACGCCTGCCCCTTCCGACCCATCCCTACTAACCATATCTACCAACCAAAGCACCCCTCCCTACCAACCCAACCAACCTCTATATACGAACCTTTCCCGGCCAGTTCCAAACCACTTTTTCCCCGACGTATACGAATATTCACTACTTTTTTACGGGCTCAGTAAGTACTGATTCCATTGCACATATCGACCTTGTCTACGGTATACCATACCATCACAGTATTTGGTGGTTGTTATTTTAAATAGTAATATTagttatcataaatattaaatattatatatatatatagtcgaaaaggaaaaggaaagctTTAGAAGGAAAGTTTGAAGAATAAAATCATTGAAAGTTGAATACATTATTTGTTCCACAGTCGAAAGCACCAGTGTATGGAACAGCAGAAACTTGCATTGTTTTGAGATGTGTGTGAAAGGGGGTCATCGGCAAAATGTAACATCTGAGAAGGTAAAATGCAAAATACCCTAATACTAAATATAAGGGTATGAGGCTCGAAGCATGCATCCATCTGCACTTGATGTCATAGACCCATTAGTCACTGTAGGTGGGCGCATGAGAATAAACAGTCAATTGCGTATATACTCTACAACCCACGCTTTTGTAAACACTGCCTCAAGATAGCGTCAAACAAGTTTTTTGGGCGTCGTTCAACAAAATAGGCTATTGAATTTACATGCTGTTGTCGGTAAGCAGCTTGTTAGCTACAAAGGATAGTCTGATGCCATACTGGAAGGTATACCATATTTAAAAGTGTCACTCTATATAAGAAGCCTTCGGAtaggaaataaattaaattgtcTCCTGAATTATACCCACAGAGCGAGAAACTAAGAATTAGATCCTTCAACGCATCAAATAGGAAAGATATTTTTGAGGGCGGCATAGTAAAACTGTCTCTAGGCAGGATTGGTTTGGAGCAATACTGATGACTCATATAGCACCAGTTTGATCAGAAAAAGGGCAAACCTTTACCCATATATCCATCGATAACTTAACGTTGAATACCAACTTCACCATGGTCAGACCTGCCAAACAAACGACTTTTTATTCAAATCTTCAGGTCGGTCAGGAAATTTGCCAGATCACTGACTAGATTCCACGTTAAGCGCCAATAAAAGACGGCTCTTTATTTTAAGTGGCTGGACTAGGCTCAAGATGGCGATCGAACCGGTCGTGGTGGAAACACGTCTGATCGGGCGCCGGGTGCCAGCGGTACTGGGGGACAtttcgatgacgtcattctttgTTTCAACCAATAAAGATACTTATCTACCCTCGTGTAAATACCGGGCGTCGCGCCGTCGGGACTTTCCTCACAAAACGTATTCTCGCCCTCCGAGGTTACACCCCACAGCTTCCACCTGTTGTCGGGTGACTTGCACACCAGTGGGCCGCCACTGTCCTTTTTACAGGTGTCTGCTCTGACTGGGCCCGATAAATAACCAGCACAGAACTTCTTTGGGTTTAGTTTTGGCCTGTACAGATCAAGCTTTTTACACCTCGAATTACGTATGAGTGGTACTCTGGCTTCGCGAAGGACTTCCGGTTGATTATCGTATAAGTAGTCTGCAAAAtctaagcaaaaaaaaaacagaccagAAAACGTATGAGTTATTAACTGTATTTACTTGAGAGGTGTCAACCACACACTCTTATCTATGTAAATATCATTCACGAAATCTTAAAATAAGCTACTCAGAGATTTGCAACTATGCATCTACGAGTTGAGGACACTGTAGTAGACAAACAGCGTAATCGATACTACTAAATGTGGACTGGGTGACgggcatggggagggggggggggggttgtgggtgTGTTGGTACCCCTGACTAGCGACGGCCGGGGCATTATAACCCTAATAGCCCAGAGggtccaataggggggggggggaaagcaaatatgggataaagaaaaataatactaattttcaggggggaggggaagaaagTCTTCATACGCTAATGTATACTAATGTTTCAAGTCTCCAAATAGAGGACGCGAGGGTGATTTGGACATGGATAAAAAAATTCCCCCTTCAATTTTGGAAATTGTCAATTTTGATGTGAAGCATAACTGTTATCGATGTTGCTTGTAAAGAGACTGCATATTCACCATAATATACTCAGTTTCCCTATTCCCATCCCATCCCCCTATATTCCCTTCCCCTAGTATAATACTAACAAGAAAGGGAAAGAACAGAGGGAAATAAGTGTGTTGGGTGTTGGAGAGGGTGAGGGATCGagcgaggaggggggggggtgggttggtaAAACGAGATGAGACTAAAAAAGGTCTACGGTTTCAAACAATGGTGACTAAATAGATCCTTCACATACCTGTGTAACCCCACCCTGTCACAAAGCATTCAGCACCAGGTTGGA harbors:
- the LOC139968834 gene encoding small ribosomal subunit protein uS11 — translated: MAPRKGKAVKEQAQVSLGPQVPEGENVFGVAHIFASFNDTFVHVTDLSGKETICRVTGGMKVKADRDEASPYAAMLAAQDVAVKCKEIGITALHIKLRATGGNKTKTPGPGAQSALRALARSGMKIGRIEDVTPIPSDSTRRKCGRRGRRL